The Solanum dulcamara chromosome 6, daSolDulc1.2, whole genome shotgun sequence genome contains the following window.
aaGAGAAGCTGGCTGTTTTATTTAAATACTTTCATTGTTTTAAGCAAAATAATAATTCTTCATGTTTCTTTTATCACGAGAATCAagtaaagaaaaacaaaatattagAACTCAGACTTTTCTTGTTAACGATGGCACAAATTGCTTTCTGATCCTATGCAGTTTACTTAAGGCCACAACTGACCTTTTAGATGTAATCAGACATATTCAAGACCTTACGAGATAAAAAAAGCAATAAAACTTGTGGATTCCAACCATAAATGAAGAGACAGTCCTCGACATTAAATTAAAAAGACATTTCACTGAAGTGCAGTCAAAGAGCTGTTTCTTTAAAATCAACCAATAAAGCAGACATGGAACATCCAGTTCATATAGAATAAATCCCAGTAAAGCTAATGATGCAAGAACATAACATTAAAGTACAATGAACAGCATCAATAAGCATGTGTAAGCATGTCCACATAGGATTTAGAAAAGACGAGCATTTGTTCAATTGCCAGATATGAATGAGAAAAAGATGTACATACCACATTGGTTATAACATCAATGGTATTGTCACCAAATGGGAGCTTAGGATTATTGTTCAAGTCTTGAACTACATACTCTGTTAGAACCTGCAGAGACATCAAATAAGTGTGCAAATTCATCTCATCACAATAGTGCTTTATCAAGAATGCCTTCCAAGTAAGGTACAAATTTCACAATGAAATATTCAACAAAAAGGCATAAGGAATATATCCCAGTTCGATCTTCTCCCTCTAATTATAAATATGACTTTAGCTTGCACcagttttttttaaaagcaGCAGTGAGAGAAAAAGTTCTTAAATTGCCTGTACTCTGTCAAAAGAGTCCTAACGATGGACAGCCATTTCTGAACTTGATGAGACAAAGCAAAAAaagatcccacacccaagtggcCACTTTGGAAAATGATATCTTTGACTACTGTTGACTACAATTGACAGGGCATGGAACTCCTCTTTCTACCCCCTAGACCCGACTACtgggatatgttgttgttgttggaacTCGTCTGCcgctattttttgttttttgtgtgtgtatgtgGATGTGGGGGTGGTGGTTAAAATTGACATGGCATGTTAATTGAAGAAGAGGAGTGAATTTCCCATCATCCGTAGGACAAGGTAAGATATTCTCATATGGTCGACACAGGTTTTATTGAAATAGAAAATAGCGCATATGAGGCTAAGACTTGAAGGCACTCTTTAGATCTTACTGGATTTCGCTTAAGCTCTTCTTCATTCATACCCATTCCAATTATCCTTTCTTGCTTGTACCCAGCAGGGTAATGACTGACCTAGATAAGAAAAAAGAACagtttatgatcatgtaagCATATTCAGGAAAGGAGAGATTTACATGCAGGAGATACCTTACCCAACTACTGCACATATCAAGTACTGCTACTCCTGGAGTGTTACTAGAAGGCAAGACCTCTGAGTAATATTTGGTGAGTGCAGCAATAGCTTGATCATCAATATGTGTCACAAAACGTGGCGTTTCATAGAATAATGTATCTGATGATCTGAAAATCAACTCAACCCAAAGATGAAATTCAATTTTTCAGCCTCACAGTTCTATGGCTTTGGAGGAGGAGGATAATTTGGAATTATAACACAATTCTGTTTCCTAGTAGTTGATTTTATCTATTTTGACCAATATTTGACGACAGAGCGTTGACTATCAAAGAACATCCAAACTTGTGAAAGCACAAACCAGTCAGTACGCGAAAAACTGAAACCAGCAAAATGATCAGCGTTATGCAGCATTAGGAATTAGACAAATTTCTCTAAAGTTGTTTTAGTATTGATGATGTGTTTTCCTGATTGAAAGTAATAGAATGACTGGTACCAAACAACCACTTTCAGACTTTTGTGTTCACAGTTTGTGTTCTTCCCTTAAAAAATGAACAGTAAAGACAGACAAAAGGAAGCAGAAGTTCAATAGATTATACTCATCAAACCGCTGGAAATCCTCATCCTTGAAAGGAAATTGTTCTGGCCATTCAACATTCTTCAAAaccttcaagaaaaaaaaatgcaatGCATGAAAACTCGAATCGAGTAAGACTTGTCATCAATCATAATTAATCTTTTAATGTTGAGACATAAGTTTGACAACGGTGTGTCAGTTGATAGGTTTTGCAATAACAAGATCAAGTTGGACAGTGAAATTGAACTTAGATTGCTGATTCCTATTCTAGTAACTTAATACTGACATtagtttcttaatttttttcttctttttttgtttgataacCTTGGCGTCTAGGCCAGCTTGTCCGCACCTTGACTAATTTCATTGGGTATCTGCTACCTCCCACCAGTAAGAGGTACCGCATAACTCTATCAACTAAAGCTTGTATAGATGGGAAGAGATGACCTAGTTGTGTAAGCAATCGTTCATGGACCTCTTGGAATAGACCTTTATTCACAAAGTTTTTAAGCTCCTCCTCAACATGTTTGATCCCTTTCCAAGCCTTCTTCTTTGTCATTGATCCATTGGGATTTGAATCTGAGACCGTATGGTTCTCAATCCACTTTATTGCCTTTTAGATCATACCCTTGGTGCTTCAATTTCTTACTTTTGAGATAGCATAATGTCAATAACACACCTGAACTATCACTTTTTTCCGAGCTTCACACCCCAATTATCCGTTGTACCATTTTCTTACCTAAACTATCACCATCTATCTATTAGTTGTTCGCTTTTCCTGCTTGAACTATCACCATCTACTCAAGCAGGTGTGTTATGTATAGATGATGATAATTAAGTTAGGAAAATGGAATAACTGGAAGTTATGGGTGTGAaactcacaaaaaaaaaatgatagtgCAGGTATTTTTTTGACCAGTACCTCTAGATCTTCTAACATGTACATGTAGAGAAATTTCATATGCCCTTCCAAGAATGATTTGTCAAGAAAAATTACTTTATGATGGTAGTGTTTGTGCCAGTTTGCAGGCACCTAAACTACTTCACTGAGTACCTAGTACCCCTACCACTAGATAAGTACTAaataactctgtccaccaaaGCTTAGATAGATGGGAACAAATCacctaatatttttttgtctCTCTTGGGATCAGCAACCCTGGTCTTCAAGGTTTGTGGACACTATTTGTTAAAATTATTAACACCTCTCTCCACAATCTCATCAAAGCAGACAAATTTCAGCTATTCTACATTATGATGCTCATCAGCCTGTGAGAATGAAATGCATGTTTGTCTTGGGCAAGTATCTTTCCGAACAAATTACTACCTTAATACATCTCTATTCTTCTTCTGCATAACCCTGAAGCATGGACAAATTGATGCCAAAGACAACAAACATCTTCGAGTTATTTCATAAGTTGATGTATACAATTGACATAGTGCATTGAGCTTATCAAGACATCCTAAAAAAACCTACGCTGAATTAAGTTATTGTAGTACGCTGAATCTCTATCTAGATGCTTTAGGCGTAATCGCCACCTCATTCCCATTGTAATGATTATCGAATGCTTCCACCATTAGCTTCCATTGTCATTTCCTTGTTATTAGTAATTATCTCGACTTCTTTGGAACTACTCCTTAACTACTTAAACTGCAGCATTTTAAGCAGATTATTACGAACTTGAGCAATCTATAATTCTAAGTCCAATAAAGCCCCTTCCTAGAACACCTTATGATTAAAGCAGAAGAAGACTAAAGAGAAATTTATTCCTTCGCACCTGAATAGTTCAAAAATTTCTGTGAGAAACAGGAATCAAACGGAAAGATTAACCCAAAATGTACGAGAAAACCAAAATCTTAAATGGATTGGAGCTggaagatgaagaaattacctgCTCAATTTCACCCTTCTGTCTTGCAGAAGCCATGAAGGATTTAGCACCGACATTGCCAGCCATGCTTATGAACTGAGACAACAACGATACCCCAATTCCCAATACCACTCTACGAGGAATATTTCTGCACCGAAAAGCTCTCCTCTTAACAAAAATTCTTGACTTTTGTGTCTTTGAAGAACATGGAACTGAATTGGTAGTTGTTCTTGGTGCTGAAAATGGATAAATTCCCGCCAAATTTGGCAGCCGACTCTGTAACTTGACACTAAAACGGTTAGCCATTTTTGGGTTATGATATTATCCGCACCAATGTTTTTCTGAATGTTGATTGGGTTGATTCCTTTCTGGTGATGGGTATTTGGTGAGCGTGTCCTTAGTCTAACCCAAAAGACTTACCACTCAATGCCCCAAATATGTTAaccttatttttatgatgattaTATTCCATCTTTACGATAAATTTACCCATAAAGTTGTCTAGAAAAGCTAGTTACACGTTTAAACTATTGGGACGATATATTACATATTTGTActattcaaaaatgaatttatttatCCTTTCATACACCCATACCCAGGCGCGATTTAGTCGACATATTTGAGCGCGTCAACACATTTAATAAACccgattttttatttattaaagttGTCCCCAATGGTTATTTCCCTTCATCCATTTTTATTACCCATCCACCCGATCCTAATTctcaccaaaaaaaataaattgaagaacCCTAAATGTTCACCCAAATATTTAAAGCCCCAAATTGAAGTTCAAATTAGTTCTTTTGAATTAATCCAAGGTAGCttcttttttattcattttgattccttcttctctttttcattttgattcaTTCCTCTCTTTTCCATTttgatttctttctttctttttcgtACTTCTTTATGAATTTTTTCGTATTGAGTTATCTTTGATTAATCAAGTTgctataagtttttttttttttacttaagtTGCTATAATGGCTCGAGTAAGCttgatgtcacgccccgagcCTACGCCCTAGACGTGTCCGACGCTCAAAAATTATTGCTAGTCCCAAGTGAACCCTAGACCTAGTTGACTACTGAGCGGAAGACTAAACACCATTTAAACAAACTTAAAATATCTCAATCTTACTTTAAGCAAAACTCTAAAAATATCTTTgaatataaatagtaataatgtTTAAAACATCAGATTAAGTAAACTGAACTGATTTACTAacttgtctatgaagcctctactaaactGGGATATGTTTCGAGATAAGCCCACGACTACCTGACCACTTCACTAAATATGACTCAAAATTAAATGAACTGAACTAACTAAATTATAGCCCTCCAGAAGTGAGGATGTTTCACCAACTGCTGATGAAAATAGATCTTACTAAAACATTTACGATCGTGAGTATCTgaatttgcatcataaaatgatgtagtatCGAATGatgtcaatacatggaatgtataaTATGTAATAAAGTTGAATGAAACAATAACTGAACTGAATAAACTTACCGAAAGAAATATGAAAGTAACTTGATTGAAAGTAaagcaatgcatatatgatAAAACAGGTAAAGCTTCACAACTGAAATGATGCAAATGTAATACATATAACATTCTAATATATTACTTTACTTTTCttgaggagtttctctaactgacaaccttcattatgagcctcgtgatgatacgACATCTTGTCCACATTGCTAGAGCCATCAAATTCCTTACTAGGTCAGTGGACGAACTTAACTTATGGTTCCATCTAAAAAGCCCTCATCAAAATTGGGTGTaccccgaaagttggaaagttggaaaacaaggttcaaaagaagtttcCAAGAAAAATCTCAGCGTTTGGCATCTAGAGACCCTTCACGGCTCGTAGTGCTCACAAAGAGCCATGGAGAGGGTCCGTGAAGGTCACCAGTTGAAAGGGGAAAATTTGAGGAGGGACCACGGATGGCTTCACGGCCTGTGGTGTGGTTCGTGAAACCCAACTC
Protein-coding sequences here:
- the LOC129893423 gene encoding uncharacterized protein LOC129893423 isoform X2; the encoded protein is MANRFSVKLQSRLPNLAGIYPFSAPRTTTNSVPCSSKTQKSRIFVKRRAFRCRNIPRRVVLGIGVSLLSQFISMAGNVGAKSFMASARQKGEIEQVLKNVEWPEQFPFKDEDFQRFDESSDTLFYETPRFVTHIDDQAIAALTKYYSEVLPSSNTPGVAVLDMCSSWVSHYPAGYKQERIIGMGMNEEELKRNPVLTEYVVQDLNNNPKLPFGDNTIDVITNVLIRKNSSGTKDLNQGKECNIHLLASSRICLLQNRGSVACHRACDPV
- the LOC129893423 gene encoding uncharacterized protein LOC129893423 isoform X1, with amino-acid sequence MANRFSVKLQSRLPNLAGIYPFSAPRTTTNSVPCSSKTQKSRIFVKRRAFRCRNIPRRVVLGIGVSLLSQFISMAGNVGAKSFMASARQKGEIEQVLKNVEWPEQFPFKDEDFQRFDESSDTLFYETPRFVTHIDDQAIAALTKYYSEVLPSSNTPGVAVLDMCSSWVSHYPAGYKQERIIGMGMNEEELKRNPVLTEYVVQDLNNNPKLPFGDNTIDVITNVVSVDYLTKPLDVFKEMSRVLKPGGLAIMSFSNRCFWTKAISIWTSTGDADHVMIVGSYFHYAGGFEPPQAVDISPNPGRSDPMYIVYSRKIAAA